A single Stigmatella aurantiaca DNA region contains:
- a CDS encoding SH3 domain-containing protein gives MSTRGMSGHPWKVLGLVAALVAGCGGGTSSVESVELQGADENIATQESALTGCVTAGANLQTTTDLNLRSGPATSYGILLTMPGGAIAKEVGGGCPTSGWYKVTYSGLTGWASGSYLTLATSTPPTSTRDGAIARAQSAMGFSYWWGHGAFKPGAAVGSCSGNCPSCTHTGSYGADCSGLLAKVWVVPSSNSNMATDSHPYGTIHFNADTSQWKTVSRDSLLKADALVYNTDGAGHIFLYESGDGWGSMWAYECKGCAYGCVHNLRTATTTYHAIRHY, from the coding sequence ATGAGCACTCGTGGCATGAGCGGTCATCCCTGGAAGGTTCTTGGCCTCGTGGCGGCCCTGGTGGCTGGGTGTGGAGGCGGCACGTCCTCCGTGGAGAGCGTCGAGTTGCAGGGCGCGGACGAGAACATCGCCACCCAGGAGAGCGCGCTGACCGGCTGTGTCACCGCGGGCGCCAACCTCCAGACCACCACGGACCTGAACCTGCGCTCCGGCCCGGCCACCAGCTACGGCATCCTGCTGACCATGCCGGGCGGCGCCATCGCCAAGGAGGTGGGCGGCGGCTGTCCCACCAGCGGCTGGTACAAGGTGACCTACAGCGGCCTCACCGGCTGGGCCTCGGGCAGCTACCTCACCCTGGCCACCAGCACGCCGCCCACGTCCACCCGCGATGGCGCCATCGCCCGGGCCCAGAGCGCGATGGGCTTCTCGTACTGGTGGGGACATGGGGCCTTCAAGCCGGGGGCCGCCGTGGGCTCGTGCTCCGGCAACTGCCCGAGCTGCACGCACACCGGCTCGTACGGCGCGGACTGCTCCGGCCTCCTCGCCAAGGTGTGGGTGGTGCCCAGCAGCAACAGCAACATGGCCACCGACTCGCACCCCTACGGCACCATCCACTTCAACGCCGACACCAGCCAGTGGAAGACCGTCTCCCGCGACAGCCTGCTGAAGGCCGACGCGCTCGTGTACAACACGGACGGCGCGGGCCACATCTTCCTCTACGAGTCCGGGGACGGCTGGGGCAGCATGTGGGCCTACGAGTGCAAGGGCTGCGCGTACGGCTGCGTGCACAACCTGCGGACCGCCACCACCACCTACCACGCCATCCGGCACTACTAG
- a CDS encoding TfoX/Sxy family protein: MDRFVEYTLELLEPLGPVRARAMFGGWGLYCDGVMMGLILQERLYLKTDEATRPAFQAAGGEPFVYDAGKGRAPVTMSYWTPPSEAEDDAHALLPWARRALEAALRAAAQKQQKSIRKAPAKKKKSPRAGK; the protein is encoded by the coding sequence ATGGATCGCTTCGTGGAGTACACGCTGGAGCTGCTGGAGCCGTTGGGGCCCGTGCGAGCCCGCGCCATGTTTGGCGGGTGGGGGCTGTACTGCGACGGGGTGATGATGGGGCTCATCCTCCAGGAGCGGCTCTACCTCAAGACGGATGAGGCCACCCGGCCCGCCTTCCAGGCTGCCGGAGGCGAGCCCTTCGTCTACGACGCGGGAAAGGGGAGGGCCCCCGTCACCATGTCCTACTGGACGCCGCCTTCGGAGGCGGAGGACGACGCCCATGCGCTCCTGCCCTGGGCCCGCCGAGCGCTGGAGGCGGCGCTGCGGGCGGCGGCTCAAAAACAACAGAAATCCATCCGCAAGGCCCCGGCCAAGAAGAAGAAATCTCCGCGTGCGGGGAAGTGA
- a CDS encoding transglycosylase domain-containing protein, whose product MAAVHALARTENPRTTALMAQRAEETYAAGRKPRVRLAWVSLGAVAPHVVDAVLISEGARFYRHEGVDWTEVKNSLEQSVREARLGRGASTLTQPGDAAHPRGRHPGEAGARGAHQRGASP is encoded by the coding sequence GTGGCTGCTGTTCATGCGCTGGCTCGAACGGAGAATCCGCGCACCACCGCGCTCATGGCCCAGCGGGCCGAGGAGACGTACGCGGCGGGGAGGAAGCCCCGCGTGCGCCTGGCCTGGGTGTCCCTCGGCGCGGTGGCCCCGCACGTGGTGGACGCCGTGCTCATCTCCGAGGGTGCGCGCTTCTACCGGCACGAAGGCGTGGATTGGACCGAGGTGAAGAACTCCCTTGAGCAATCCGTGCGCGAGGCGCGGCTGGGGCGCGGCGCGTCCACGCTCACCCAGCCCGGAGACGCTGCGCACCCGCGCGGACGTCATCCTGGGGAGGCTGGAGCGCGAGGGGCGCATCAGCGGGGCGCAAGCCCGTGA
- a CDS encoding DUF1304 domain-containing protein has protein sequence MQIAAKFLVGLVAAIHVYILVLEAFLWTKPLGMKVFRLDAEFAARSATLAANQGLYNGFLAAGLVWGLVASEPIGFQVQLFFLACVAVAGIVGALTVSRRIFYVQTVPALIAGAFVLLAH, from the coding sequence ATGCAGATCGCCGCGAAGTTCCTGGTGGGGCTGGTCGCCGCCATCCACGTCTACATCCTGGTGCTGGAGGCGTTCCTCTGGACCAAGCCCCTGGGGATGAAGGTCTTCCGGCTGGACGCGGAGTTCGCCGCCCGCTCGGCGACGCTCGCCGCCAACCAGGGCCTGTACAACGGCTTTCTCGCCGCGGGGCTGGTGTGGGGCCTGGTGGCCAGCGAGCCCATCGGCTTCCAGGTCCAGCTCTTCTTCCTGGCCTGCGTGGCGGTGGCCGGCATCGTGGGGGCCCTCACCGTGAGCCGCCGCATCTTCTACGTCCAGACGGTGCCCGCGCTCATCGCGGGAGCGTTCGTGCTCCTGGCGCATTGA
- a CDS encoding winged helix-turn-helix transcriptional regulator: MSKQAVTPRVCSLASALEVVGEKWSLLILREVFYGVCRFEGIAQNTGAPRDVLTARLRKLSDSGILRRVQYSERPQRSEYHLTEAGRELAPTLLSLLQWGQRWAPAEPRATGGFVHDCGQRLHTFLGCQACGRPVRGGDLSVGGKPVFAPREE; the protein is encoded by the coding sequence ATGTCCAAGCAGGCCGTGACTCCGCGGGTGTGTTCCCTGGCTTCCGCGCTGGAGGTGGTGGGGGAGAAGTGGTCCCTGCTCATCCTCCGGGAAGTCTTCTACGGGGTGTGCCGCTTCGAGGGCATCGCGCAGAACACGGGGGCGCCCCGGGATGTGCTCACCGCGCGCCTGCGCAAGCTGTCGGACTCGGGGATTCTGCGCCGGGTCCAGTACTCCGAGCGGCCCCAGCGCAGCGAGTATCACCTCACCGAGGCCGGGCGGGAGCTGGCCCCCACGCTGCTGTCCCTGTTGCAGTGGGGGCAGCGCTGGGCGCCCGCGGAGCCGCGCGCCACCGGGGGCTTCGTGCATGACTGTGGACAGCGCCTGCACACCTTCCTGGGGTGCCAGGCGTGTGGGCGCCCCGTCCGGGGAGGAGACCTCTCCGTGGGCGGCAAGCCGGTGTTCGCGCCCCGGGAGGAGTGA
- a CDS encoding DUF6310 domain-containing protein, translating to MGTVVVAVVIQEGINAHARNASRERAKPKAQPQPSSEQEPVANREPKPEGLGRDWLPPVSSDPSERSECRPLPGPPRGGNEPHNECANKVPGNGFPGLNVLMRGKSTVKSFDALVLATRTLWEVKTYNLGHQSPRSRKFLVEVKLPQIREEAKLAKECGYNFVVGVTSAEHKALLQSLEPNLTVVVMDWC from the coding sequence ATGGGCACCGTAGTGGTGGCGGTTGTTATCCAGGAGGGGATCAATGCTCATGCACGGAACGCATCCCGTGAGCGTGCAAAGCCCAAGGCTCAGCCACAACCATCCAGTGAGCAGGAACCCGTGGCGAACAGAGAGCCCAAGCCGGAAGGGTTGGGCAGGGACTGGCTCCCACCCGTATCCTCCGATCCCTCGGAGCGCTCTGAGTGCAGGCCTCTCCCAGGACCTCCTCGTGGAGGAAACGAGCCGCATAACGAGTGTGCCAACAAGGTTCCAGGCAACGGCTTCCCCGGTCTGAATGTGCTTATGAGAGGCAAGAGCACAGTTAAGAGCTTCGATGCGCTGGTGCTCGCTACGCGCACGCTGTGGGAGGTTAAGACCTACAACCTTGGCCACCAATCGCCCCGCTCCCGGAAATTCCTTGTCGAAGTGAAATTGCCGCAGATCAGAGAAGAAGCCAAACTCGCCAAGGAATGTGGCTATAACTTCGTCGTTGGCGTCACGAGCGCAGAGCACAAAGCGCTACTACAGAGCTTGGAACCGAACCTCACGGTCGTTGTCATGGATTGGTGCTGA
- a CDS encoding ketopantoate reductase family protein: MSARPRVLLVGAGAVGQVFGKFLAAAGCELAFLVKPRHVETTRAGFTLHRLGLVSRGTSEHFSRFEVLSSPEEVAQRTWDQVWLCVSSAAMREGTWVDELVRATGEATWVMLQPALHDREWLLQHVPEERLVSGMIPFISFASPLTPGQGPGPGTAFWLPPLARGPFSGPPGRLPEVLRTLRQGGYPAREHPSVAQAMAVPSAVLNVFVSGLEAADWRFARFRQGPSVRAVREAAREAIAIASGERRWRTEWPVGLLRPLAFRLLFLGMRLAPFDMETYLRVHFTKVSAQTRLMIREYIDTGKHRGQPVRHLEALNAPGARTLPR; encoded by the coding sequence ATGAGCGCACGTCCACGAGTCCTCCTGGTGGGAGCCGGCGCCGTTGGCCAAGTCTTCGGGAAGTTCCTGGCGGCGGCCGGGTGCGAGCTCGCCTTCCTGGTGAAGCCACGGCATGTGGAAACCACCCGGGCAGGCTTCACCCTTCACCGGCTCGGCCTCGTCTCGCGCGGCACCTCCGAGCACTTCTCCCGGTTCGAGGTGCTTTCGTCGCCCGAGGAGGTGGCGCAGCGGACCTGGGACCAGGTCTGGCTCTGCGTCTCCTCGGCGGCAATGCGCGAGGGCACGTGGGTGGACGAGCTGGTGCGGGCCACGGGCGAGGCCACCTGGGTGATGCTCCAGCCCGCGCTCCACGACCGGGAGTGGCTCCTCCAGCATGTGCCCGAGGAGCGGCTCGTCAGCGGGATGATTCCCTTCATCAGCTTCGCGTCGCCTTTGACGCCGGGGCAGGGACCCGGGCCGGGCACGGCGTTCTGGTTGCCGCCGCTGGCCCGAGGCCCGTTCAGCGGTCCCCCCGGACGTCTGCCGGAGGTGCTCCGGACGCTGCGCCAGGGAGGCTATCCCGCCCGCGAGCACCCCAGCGTGGCCCAGGCCATGGCCGTGCCCTCCGCGGTGCTGAACGTCTTCGTGAGCGGACTGGAGGCCGCGGACTGGCGCTTCGCGCGCTTCCGCCAGGGGCCCTCGGTGAGGGCCGTGCGCGAGGCGGCCCGGGAGGCCATCGCGATCGCCTCGGGCGAGCGCCGGTGGCGCACCGAGTGGCCCGTGGGGCTCTTGCGGCCCCTGGCCTTCCGGCTCTTGTTTCTGGGCATGCGGTTGGCGCCCTTCGACATGGAGACCTACCTCCGGGTCCACTTCACCAAGGTCTCCGCGCAGACGCGGTTGATGATTCGCGAGTACATCGACACGGGCAAGCACCGGGGCCAGCCCGTGCGGCACCTCGAGGCGCTCAATGCGCCAGGAGCACGAACGCTCCCGCGATGA
- a CDS encoding DUF5953 family protein: MPVRNEIAISVYAPTLVGDEKRPLAIAQGMERALPDLRLAWTTSEKEDLIPLPNRDQGLATDKTNGGFFFLCNNDDDRLVTLSGSENPLGLAADGVPHFEVHASLPLDTASIAAAAEVLAAIGEFALAFWGHATPFDAGVAIAEQTSPTLEGPPRPPRGLPALKLPEKIRSPEIPHRLGWLNYWSTAAAKTIGFPDPARDAELLSRARRTESGGWVVQLTDAPLDLDNPAHLDALKRAYERFPEIGGRGSP, translated from the coding sequence GTGCCTGTGCGCAACGAAATTGCTATCAGTGTCTATGCGCCGACGCTCGTGGGCGACGAGAAACGCCCTCTTGCCATCGCTCAAGGAATGGAGCGTGCTCTTCCTGATCTGCGGCTGGCGTGGACAACTTCTGAAAAGGAAGACCTCATCCCATTGCCTAACCGCGATCAGGGGCTAGCAACAGACAAGACAAACGGCGGTTTTTTCTTCCTCTGCAACAATGACGACGATCGCTTGGTGACTCTTAGCGGGTCGGAGAACCCTCTTGGTCTTGCAGCAGACGGTGTGCCGCACTTCGAGGTTCATGCGAGCCTGCCACTCGACACGGCGAGTATCGCGGCGGCAGCGGAGGTGCTGGCAGCCATAGGGGAATTCGCTCTCGCGTTCTGGGGGCACGCGACGCCGTTCGACGCGGGTGTGGCGATCGCAGAGCAAACGAGTCCCACGTTGGAAGGGCCTCCGCGCCCTCCCCGGGGACTGCCAGCGCTCAAGCTTCCAGAGAAGATCCGCTCACCGGAGATTCCGCATCGTCTCGGGTGGCTCAACTACTGGTCGACCGCTGCTGCGAAGACCATCGGGTTCCCGGACCCGGCCCGCGACGCCGAGCTGCTCTCACGAGCGCGTCGCACGGAATCGGGCGGGTGGGTAGTGCAGCTTACCGATGCGCCGCTTGACCTCGACAACCCCGCCCACTTGGACGCGCTCAAGCGGGCTTACGAGCGCTTCCCGGAGATCGGCGGGCGCGGCTCGCCGTGA
- a CDS encoding DUF2156 domain-containing protein, with protein sequence MTLPSHPSEPDVDDARERVLVLLKRHGWNATSFQVLQPGFRYWFAPEGDGCIAYVDTGGAWVAGGGPIAAPERVRDVVEGFHRAARSEGRRVSFFATESRFSQLVPFEELPIGEQPVWDPSQWEKVVRGSRSLREQLRRARAHGVRVREVPAEVMETEGHPLRAAVEVLAEHWLASRRMAAMGFLVGLAPGAFARERRAFVAEVEGRVVGFLSVTPVYARDGWFLQDLLREPKAPNGTAETLVDAAMRAAAENGRRYVTLGLAPLAGPVRPWLRFARTAGRPLFDFEGLRAFKAKFRPDGWVTLFLAHPKDEPAPWAVYDALRAFARGSLVRFGWVTLLRRPRFFVRTLTALLVPWTVLLALPMSARWFPSPWVQHGWVVFDVGLIVGLLMLLRRWRDGLATLLGRLTTADACLTLVQAVAFNAVRAKGPWDWSIIVASVLAPAAASAMLLRSRDLRVPEP encoded by the coding sequence ATGACGCTTCCTTCACACCCTTCCGAACCCGACGTGGACGACGCGCGCGAGCGGGTGCTGGTGTTGCTCAAGCGCCACGGTTGGAACGCGACGTCCTTCCAGGTGTTGCAGCCGGGCTTCCGCTACTGGTTCGCGCCGGAAGGGGACGGCTGCATCGCGTACGTGGACACGGGGGGCGCGTGGGTGGCGGGAGGCGGCCCCATCGCCGCGCCGGAGCGGGTGCGCGACGTGGTGGAGGGCTTCCACCGAGCGGCCCGGAGCGAGGGGCGGCGCGTGAGCTTCTTCGCCACGGAGTCGCGCTTCTCCCAGCTCGTGCCCTTCGAGGAGCTTCCCATTGGCGAACAGCCGGTATGGGATCCCTCCCAATGGGAGAAGGTGGTGCGAGGCAGCCGCAGCCTGCGTGAGCAGCTGCGCCGAGCGCGCGCACACGGTGTCCGCGTGCGCGAGGTGCCCGCGGAGGTGATGGAGACGGAAGGACATCCGCTGCGCGCGGCGGTGGAGGTGCTGGCGGAGCACTGGCTGGCGTCGCGCCGCATGGCGGCCATGGGCTTCCTGGTGGGGCTGGCCCCGGGCGCCTTCGCCCGAGAGCGCAGGGCCTTCGTGGCGGAGGTGGAAGGCCGCGTGGTGGGATTCCTGTCGGTGACCCCCGTGTACGCGCGCGACGGTTGGTTCCTCCAGGATTTGCTGCGCGAACCAAAGGCACCCAACGGCACGGCGGAGACGCTGGTGGACGCCGCGATGAGGGCCGCAGCGGAGAACGGGCGCCGCTACGTGACGCTGGGGTTGGCGCCGCTCGCGGGTCCGGTGCGGCCGTGGCTGCGGTTCGCGCGCACCGCGGGGCGCCCCCTCTTCGACTTCGAGGGGCTGCGCGCCTTCAAGGCGAAGTTCCGCCCCGATGGATGGGTGACGCTGTTCCTCGCCCATCCGAAGGACGAACCGGCTCCATGGGCGGTGTACGACGCACTCCGGGCGTTCGCGCGCGGAAGCCTGGTGCGCTTCGGGTGGGTGACGCTGCTGCGCCGGCCGCGATTCTTCGTGCGCACGCTGACGGCGCTGCTGGTGCCGTGGACGGTGCTGCTGGCGTTGCCCATGAGCGCGCGTTGGTTCCCGTCGCCGTGGGTACAGCACGGCTGGGTGGTGTTCGACGTGGGGCTCATCGTGGGGCTGCTCATGCTGCTGCGCCGTTGGCGTGACGGGCTGGCCACGCTGCTGGGCAGGCTCACCACGGCGGACGCATGTCTCACGCTGGTGCAGGCCGTCGCCTTCAACGCCGTCCGGGCGAAGGGCCCCTGGGACTGGAGCATCATCGTCGCGTCGGTGCTAGCCCCCGCCGCCGCGTCCGCCATGTTGTTGCGCTCGCGTGATCTGCGCGTCCCGGAACCCTAA
- a CDS encoding AHH domain-containing protein, with product MKSISSSLRLLLALPLALLSSCATSQDTLSKSDEGSVRPAMVRHRWLSKEQLQLDFEPLPPPLFPEGMREEEAQAVLAAFAWAFPEAASLHVLPASTASSGPPAPWEVRLRAEFLKHYGAARLPLPGSIQHSPLFMALRLSPRYMGQGLRDAAHQMFRSPYFLASVTLSVLVYFSAWVLPEPLFSKAFAATLTARLAFIVGLVELRNVALACLQLYKEAQAARTLRELEAVAERFGRSLGGTALRVLVAAASFGMARGLPNVPSGGLGALMGPPRYAMAGGATVQSASTAHIGADGTIVLAGAVLGTAGSGVSSACADGSQKKEGYQWHHLATNKNESSAVRGGPWTPLFQKLFDKAGTSLDDQANLVYLAAHRGPHPEKYHEEVYRRLEEALRGCRAVAQCKSQMLVELRMLRDEICTPGSPLHRLLAKP from the coding sequence ATGAAGAGCATCTCCAGCTCCTTGCGACTGCTGCTCGCTCTGCCGCTGGCCCTCTTATCCTCGTGCGCGACCAGCCAGGATACCCTGTCCAAGAGTGACGAGGGGTCCGTGCGGCCGGCAATGGTCCGCCATCGCTGGCTGTCCAAGGAACAACTTCAACTCGATTTTGAGCCCCTACCACCGCCGCTCTTTCCCGAAGGCATGCGTGAGGAAGAAGCTCAGGCCGTACTCGCCGCCTTCGCCTGGGCATTCCCGGAAGCTGCATCGCTGCATGTGCTCCCGGCCAGCACCGCATCCTCTGGGCCTCCTGCTCCATGGGAGGTAAGGCTGCGCGCTGAATTCCTCAAGCACTATGGCGCTGCTCGGTTGCCCTTGCCTGGCTCCATTCAGCACAGTCCTCTGTTCATGGCCCTGAGGCTGTCGCCTCGCTACATGGGCCAGGGCCTTCGCGATGCGGCACACCAGATGTTCCGCTCGCCCTACTTCCTGGCCAGCGTCACCCTGTCGGTGCTGGTGTACTTCTCCGCGTGGGTACTGCCCGAGCCCCTCTTCTCCAAAGCCTTTGCCGCCACGCTCACCGCGCGGCTGGCCTTTATCGTGGGGCTGGTGGAACTTCGCAACGTGGCGCTGGCCTGCCTGCAACTGTACAAAGAGGCGCAGGCCGCCCGAACGTTGAGGGAACTGGAGGCAGTCGCCGAGCGCTTTGGCCGGAGTTTGGGCGGTACGGCCCTGAGAGTGCTCGTCGCGGCCGCCAGCTTCGGTATGGCCAGGGGGCTGCCCAACGTTCCCTCCGGAGGCTTGGGGGCCCTGATGGGGCCGCCTCGCTACGCCATGGCAGGTGGGGCCACCGTCCAGTCCGCATCCACGGCGCACATCGGCGCCGATGGCACCATCGTCCTCGCGGGTGCAGTTCTGGGGACGGCGGGCTCTGGCGTGAGCAGTGCCTGCGCCGACGGTTCCCAGAAGAAGGAGGGCTACCAGTGGCACCACTTGGCCACCAACAAGAACGAGTCCTCAGCTGTGCGCGGCGGCCCGTGGACTCCGCTATTTCAGAAGCTCTTCGACAAGGCAGGCACGAGCCTTGATGACCAAGCCAACCTTGTCTATCTCGCGGCTCATCGCGGCCCCCACCCTGAGAAGTATCATGAAGAGGTCTACAGGAGACTTGAGGAAGCACTGAGAGGCTGCCGAGCCGTCGCTCAATGCAAAAGCCAAATGCTGGTAGAGCTGCGGATGCTTAGAGACGAGATCTGTACTCCGGGATCTCCTCTTCACCGGCTCCTCGCGAAGCCGTAA
- a CDS encoding DUF5011 domain-containing protein, which yields MATSSALSVSPEIPLYAIPYGTQSQSRPIVTAGNGIYLVVWKELLGGQQQPVLQGVRVRASDGVLLDSAAISVRIPPYTLFTPLEDFAVAFDGTNFLVVYSEYRHSNISAYMRVLGTRIRASDGAVLPDAGFLVSAGTRETARPAVTFDGQNYLVTWEGWTIPQNGGTAARLLHGAWVRPSGALVHASAFPIAPNGVNAQLATGGNTAMAIWSEGFSGPLWISRFISEVPQPVASLPVAGTGGSPAFAFDGANFLVVWNEGSALKGKRVSKEQWRVLDATAFPVATEVATGASVHFDTGRFRVTYEGARGGAGQVLTRRVTGSGEVGAEQVLSDLHASAGTETPSAASVGADQNLVAYRQFDASVNQARIRVRRFSDPQEEACNLGGPTLTVNGGTELTLECGSGTYTDLGAQAVDGCGNPVAVHAYNTGADASGPGPNLGAEGTYAVSYAAWNASGDVSVTRTVHVKDRTAPVLVLKGAAHQTHTCGSQWEDPGVEATDACYGNLAATVWHTGEVNGWAEGTYTVTYTLTDSGGNSATPVTRTVDVVNCPW from the coding sequence ATGGCCACATCCAGTGCGCTCTCGGTCTCTCCGGAGATTCCGTTGTACGCGATTCCGTACGGCACCCAGAGCCAGAGCAGGCCCATCGTCACGGCCGGCAATGGCATCTACCTCGTGGTCTGGAAGGAGCTGCTCGGCGGCCAGCAGCAGCCGGTGCTCCAGGGCGTCCGGGTGAGGGCGTCGGACGGCGTCCTGTTGGACTCGGCGGCCATCTCCGTCCGCATCCCGCCGTACACGCTCTTCACCCCCCTGGAGGATTTCGCGGTCGCCTTCGATGGGACGAACTTCCTGGTGGTCTACTCGGAATACCGGCACAGCAACATCTCCGCCTACATGCGCGTCCTGGGCACCCGGATCCGGGCCTCGGACGGGGCGGTGCTCCCGGACGCGGGGTTCCTCGTCAGCGCCGGCACCCGGGAGACCGCGCGGCCCGCGGTGACCTTCGACGGACAGAACTACCTGGTCACCTGGGAGGGGTGGACGATCCCCCAGAATGGCGGCACCGCGGCCCGCCTGCTCCACGGGGCCTGGGTCCGGCCCTCGGGCGCGCTGGTGCACGCCTCGGCCTTCCCCATCGCGCCCAATGGCGTCAACGCCCAGCTCGCCACCGGCGGCAACACGGCCATGGCGATCTGGTCCGAGGGCTTCTCGGGGCCGCTGTGGATCTCCCGGTTCATCTCCGAGGTGCCTCAGCCCGTCGCGTCCCTCCCGGTGGCCGGGACGGGCGGCAGCCCAGCCTTCGCCTTCGATGGGGCGAACTTCCTGGTGGTGTGGAATGAGGGCAGCGCGCTGAAGGGCAAGCGGGTGAGCAAGGAGCAGTGGCGCGTGCTCGATGCCACGGCCTTCCCGGTGGCCACGGAGGTAGCGACGGGCGCCTCCGTGCATTTCGACACGGGCCGCTTCCGGGTCACCTACGAGGGAGCACGGGGCGGGGCAGGGCAGGTGCTGACCCGCCGGGTGACGGGCAGCGGCGAGGTGGGGGCGGAGCAGGTGCTCTCGGACCTCCATGCCTCCGCGGGGACGGAGACGCCTTCGGCCGCCTCGGTGGGAGCGGACCAGAACCTGGTGGCCTACCGGCAGTTCGATGCGTCCGTGAACCAGGCGCGCATCCGGGTGCGGCGCTTCTCGGATCCGCAGGAGGAGGCCTGCAACTTGGGAGGGCCCACGCTCACCGTCAACGGGGGCACGGAACTGACGCTGGAGTGCGGCTCGGGGACGTACACGGACCTGGGAGCGCAGGCGGTCGATGGGTGCGGCAACCCGGTGGCGGTGCATGCGTACAACACGGGCGCCGACGCCTCGGGGCCCGGGCCGAACCTGGGGGCGGAGGGCACGTACGCGGTCTCGTACGCGGCCTGGAATGCCAGCGGGGATGTGTCCGTCACGCGGACCGTGCATGTGAAGGACCGGACGGCGCCGGTGCTGGTGCTCAAGGGCGCCGCCCACCAGACGCACACCTGCGGCAGCCAGTGGGAGGACCCGGGCGTGGAGGCCACAGACGCGTGCTACGGCAACCTCGCGGCCACCGTGTGGCACACGGGGGAAGTGAACGGCTGGGCGGAGGGGACCTACACGGTGACGTACACGCTGACGGACAGTGGCGGCAACAGCGCCACGCCCGTGACGCGCACCGTGGACGTCGTGAACTGCCCCTGGTAG
- a CDS encoding imm11 family protein encodes MARYYDLADDRRSPERWHLGSPADERGEEIDPWQFKDGTILKLSSAPRFPLDVAGHPLDFCWAAFSIPVVHRRFVELFERMRVDGVQFIPAQVQAHPGPWYILNALHTRRCIHDARCEGVQYWKPEDGRPDKLGEYRAVYGLRIDPAKVGEARIFRPWGWRAALIISEDLKLALESSGLTGTRFTEV; translated from the coding sequence ATGGCCAGATATTACGACCTAGCGGATGACAGGCGTTCTCCTGAGCGCTGGCACCTCGGCAGCCCAGCCGATGAACGAGGAGAAGAGATCGATCCGTGGCAGTTTAAAGATGGAACGATTCTCAAACTGAGCTCCGCACCGCGTTTCCCGCTCGATGTTGCCGGACACCCGTTAGACTTCTGCTGGGCTGCATTCAGCATTCCGGTGGTCCATCGCCGCTTCGTCGAACTCTTCGAACGAATGCGCGTTGACGGAGTGCAGTTCATTCCAGCCCAAGTTCAGGCTCACCCTGGCCCGTGGTATATCCTCAACGCGCTGCACACTCGCCGGTGCATCCATGATGCGCGGTGCGAGGGGGTCCAATACTGGAAGCCCGAGGACGGCCGCCCAGACAAATTGGGGGAGTATCGCGCCGTCTACGGCCTGCGCATTGATCCGGCCAAGGTGGGGGAGGCGCGCATCTTCCGGCCCTGGGGCTGGCGTGCCGCGCTCATCATCTCCGAGGATCTCAAGCTGGCCCTTGAGTCCTCAGGCCTCACCGGAACCCGTTTCACTGAAGTCTGA